The Trichomycterus rosablanca isolate fTriRos1 chromosome 15, fTriRos1.hap1, whole genome shotgun sequence genome contains a region encoding:
- the LOC134329406 gene encoding interferon-induced GTP-binding protein Mx3-like: MEGEFHSHLEEKVRPYIDLIDSLRLIGIEEDMSLPRIAVIGDQSSGKSSVLEALSGVALPRGSGIVTRCPLELKLRKIRGGVNWRAVISYKDEFIEFSDPSEVEGYVETAQNELAGEGVGICDDLITLEIMAPDVCDLTLIDLPGIARVPVKGQPEDIGHQIKNLILKYIEKNETINLVVVPCNVDIATTEALKMAQEVDPEGKRTLAILTKPDLVDMGTEKNILEIVRNQVIPLNKGYIIVKCRGQKQIDDGLSLTEATRVERDFFRSHEIFSCLLYEEKATVQCLSSKLTQDLVDHIKSSLPLLSEQIKKQLWDMRKGLSHCEAGPPLDPQKRKTFFIQTLTTFNDKINRLSSGEVVNNENLFVLLRTQFKKWKEHLDGTKESFHQTVQDVVKEYDLKHRGKELPGFSDYKVFEMVVQKCVSQLTAPATDTLRIIREIIENQFADVSKACFTNYPYLQSIAANKIDNIQSKQEAKVEQRIMEQFEMEQLVYTQDGIYFRTVNETQTTGATEDNFIVSQRLADQVPMLIRYFMLKESAQLLCSEMLGLMDGVNVNEALREESEAGRRRADIQNRVERLAVAQEKLNQFGSKDLLQN, translated from the exons ATGGAGGGGGAGTTTCACAGCCACTTAGAGGAGAAGGTTCGACCTTACATCGATCTGATCGACTCTCTGAGGCTGATTGGGATTGAAGAGGATATGTCTTTACCACGTATAGCTGTGATTGGAGATCAGAGCTCTGGAAAAAGCTCAGTGTTGGAAGCTCTATCTGGTGTAGCGTTGCCCAGAGGAAGTG GTATTGTTACCAGGTGTCCACTGGAGCTAAAGCTGCGGAAGATTAGGGGTGGTGTTAACTGGAGAGCTGTTATTTCTTACAAAGACGAGTTTATTGAGTTTTCTGATCCGTCTGAGGTTGAGGGTTACGTTGAGACAG CCCAGAATGAGTTGGCTGGAGAAGGAGTTGGAATCTGTGATGATCTCATTACTCTGGAGATCATGGCTCCCGACGTGTGTGATCTCACACTGATCGATCTACCCGGGATTGCCCGAGTTCCTGTAAAGGGTCAACCTGAGGACATCGGACACCAG ATTAAAAATCTCATCCTGAAATACATCGAGAAAAATGAAACGATCAACTTGGTTGTGGTGCCGTGTAACGTTGACATAGCCACAACAGAAGCACTGAAAATGGCACAGGAAGTGGATCCTGAAGGGAAAAGAACTCTGG CTATCCTAACCAAGCCAGACCTTGTGGACATGGGAACAGAGAAAAATATCTTGGAAATAGTCCGAAATCAGGTCATTCCCTTGAACAAAGGATACATCATCGTTAAATGTCGTGGCCAAAAGCAGATTGATGACGGGCTTTCTCTGACTGAAGCAACTCGAGTGGAGAGAGACTTCTTCAGATCTCATGAAATCTTCAG TTGCCTGTTGTATGAGGAGAAAGCAACGGTCCAGTGTCTCTCCTCCAAACTAACTCAAGACCTGGTCGATCACATTAAG AGCTCGCTACCTTTGCTATCAGAGCAGATAAAGAAGCAGCTGTGGGACATGAGGAAAGGACTGAGTCATTGTGAAGCTGGTCCACCACTGGACCCGCAGAAGAGGAAGACCTTCTTTATTCAG ACCCTGACCACTTTCAATGATAAGATCAACCGCTTGTCCTCCGGTGAAGTGGTCAACAATGAGAACTTGTTTGTGCTGCTTCGGACTCAGTTCAAAAAGTGGAAGGAACATCTTGACGGCACAAAGGAATCAT TCCACCAAACGGTTcaggatgtggtgaaggagtATGACCTGAAGCACAGAGGAAAAGAGCTGCCTGGTTTCAGTGACTACAAGGTGTTTGAGATGGTGGTGCAGAAATGTGTGAGCCAGCTAACAGCACCAGCTACTGACACTCTAAGGATCATACGAG AGATAATTGAGAATCAGTTTGCTGACGTGTCTAAAGCCTGCTTCACCAACTACCCTTACCTCCAGAGTATTGCAGCG AACAAGATAGACAACATTCAATCGAAGCAGGAAGCCAAGGTGGAGCAAAGGATCATGGAGCAGTTTGAGATGGAGCAACTGGTCTACACCCAAGATGGCATCTACTTCAGGACCGTGAATGAAACTCAAACCACTGGAGCTACAGAGGACAACTTT ATCGTCTCGCAGCGTCTGGCTGACCAGGTGCCCATGCTGATCCGTTATTTCATGCTAAAGGAATCCGCTCAGCTGCTGTGCAGCGAGATGTTGGGTTTAATGGACGGCGTCAACGTGAACGAAGCCCTGCGCGAAGAGTCCGAGGCCGGCAGACGCCGCGCCGACATCCAGAACCGCGTGGAACGACTCGCCGTAGCCCAAGAGAAACTGAACCAATTTGGATCTAAGGATCTACTGCAAAATTAA